Within the Caloenas nicobarica isolate bCalNic1 unplaced genomic scaffold, bCalNic1.hap1 Scaffold_344, whole genome shotgun sequence genome, the region GGCTCGGCCCCGCCCACGCTGGGGctcggccccgcccaccccgcggctcggccccgcccaccccggggctcggccccgcccccttgCATGGATTTTTACGGAAATTTcgctctttaaaataaaacggAGTCTCTGGACGTGGCCCGCGGGGACACGAGTGGTCAGGGGGGGACATGAGCGGTCACGGGGGGCACACGGCGGGGGGGTCatgaggggacacgggggaacttggggggacgcggggacacgtggggacattggggatggggagggatgggggactttgggggacagggggatggggagacacaggggatttggggggacagggggggacatggggatggggagagatgggggatttggggggacatgtgggacatggggggagacggggggatatggggatggggagagatgggggattttgggggacagggggatggggagacacaggggatttgggggggacacagggggacccGGGTGgtcatggggggacatggggggacatggggatggggagagatgggggatttggggggacatgggggacatggggggacatggggggacatggggatgggggaaatgggggatttggggggacatgggggacatggggggacaggggggacatggggatggggggacatggggggacacggggggacatggggggacatggggatggggggaaatgggggatttggggggacatggggggacacgggggacatgggggaagatggggacggggggaagtgggggatttggggggacatggggggacatgggggtggggggacatggggatggggagacatgggggatttggggggacatggggggacacggggggacatgggggaagatggggacggggggaaatgggggatttggggggacatggggacatgggggtggggggacatggggatggggggaaatgggggattttgggggacatggggggacatgggggtggggggacatggggatggggggaaatgggggatttggggggacatgggggacatggggggagacggggggatatggggatggggggaaatgggggatttggggggacacggggggacacgaggggacaaggtgggacacggggatggggggaaatgggggatttgggggacatgggggacacggggggacatggggggacatggggatggggggaaatgggggatttggggggacatggggagacaCGAGGGGACAAGgtgggacacgggggggggggCATGAGTGGCCGGTTGCCACGGGAACGGGAAAAGCCCCTGGGCTGTTGCCATGGCAACCCtgagggacccccccccccctcagTGACCTCATGGGGGGGTGGGAGGTGTCACCCCCTCGGGCTAATGGCGCCTCATTAATATTAACGAGGGAGGTGAATATTCATGAGGCCCTTAGCAACCAAACCCGCCGCGCCCTTAGCAACGGAGTAGCCCCCGCCCTGCAGGCCATCCCGCCCTTCCATTGGCTGGCAGGCCTGTCAGTCAGGGAGAGAGGCGGGGCAGAGCGCTCCTCACGCCTTCTTGACTCTCTGACTGCTGATTGGTCAACCTAACTGCCTATCACCCAATTCGGGGCCGTCCCTCCTCTCATTGGCTACCGCGACGGGCTGCGTCCCAGCGTGCGCTGCGATTGGAGGGTCCGTCCCGTCCGTCAGGCCGGCGCTCGCTGATTGGCCGCGGTGGCGGCTTGGGGGcgggcccgggcggggcgggcgccgcCGCGGCGGAGAGGGCGGAGGAGGCGGGAGGAGCGGacggagcagccccggcccggcgccagcggccgccgcggccgccaTGGAGGACGGAGTGTATGGTAGGCCCGgcgtggggagggagggagggaggggggaaagagGCGCCGTTTGCCGCCcggagccgggccggggccggggccggggccggggggggggcgcTACGGTGGCCGCGTGGGGCCGTTCCGGGGGGCGTGGTCACGTGACACGGCCGCACCATTGCCcctctttttttggggggggggggtggggggtgaaaCCATTCAAtggctgggggggggcggggcggggctgtgGTTTCCCAGACCACGCCCCCTTCTGTTGGGCCGGGCCACGCCCCCTTTGtcagccccgccccctccacGTGGGGTTTAAGGGGAGAGGGGGCGGGGCTAGACCAGTGGGGGCGTGGCCTCGAAGGAGGGGCGGGTTGCGATATAGGGGCGGGGCTTAGGCGGGAAAAATGGGCGGGGTTAGGGCAAAGGAGGCGGGGTTATGCCCCAGGGGGCGGGGTTATGGCCTGAGGCTCCAGATTCTGGACCAGGGGGTCGTGCTTtggggcagggggcggggcctccggTCAGGGTGGGCGGGGCTTAAGGAAAAGGGGGCGGGGTTATGGCTTAAGGCTCTAGATTCTGGAGCAGGGGGGTTGTGCTTtggggcagggggcggggcctgtgGGAAGTGGGCGGGGCCTGTGTGggaagggggcgtggcctcAGGTCAGGGTGGGCGGGGGCTTAAGCAGAAGTGGGCGGGGTTATTTCCTAAGGTTCCTGGCTCTGGAGCATGGGTTGAGTTTgggggcagggggcggggcctttgggaagggggcgtggcctcAGGTCAGGGTGGGCGGGGCTTAAGCAAGAGGGGGCGGGGTTATGGCTTAAGGCTCCAGATTCTGGAGCAGGGGTTGAGTTTGGGGGCAGGGGACGGGGCCTTTGggaagggggcgtggcctcgtGGCAGGGGGGCGGGGCTTAAGCGAAAGGGGGCGGGATTAGAGCCCCAGGGCTCCTGACTCTGGACCAaggtgggggggggcggggtgtgctttgggggcagggggtggaGCCCACGGGaaagggggcgtggcctgcgGGCAGGGGGCGTGGCCGTgacacccccccaccccgccacgtccccccagtgccccccgaCCTGACGGCGGAGGAGCGGCTGGAGCTCGAGAGCATCCGGCGGCgcaagcaggagctgctgggcgaGATCCAGCGGCTGCGCGAGGAGCTGAGCGAGGCCATGAGCGAGGTCGAGGGGCTGGAGGCCAACGAGGGCAGGTGAGACCCAAACCACCCCAAATACCCCCCCCCAGAACCTCCAAACAACCCCCCGAGGCTCCAAAatgccccccaggaccccaaagaTTCCTCCCTGGAACCTCAAATAACCCCCTTggcacccccaaaatccccctgAAACCCCAAATAACGCTCCTGGAACTCCCAAAATCCCCTGGATCCCCAGATATCCCTCCTGGAATCCCCGAATAACACCCTGGATCCCCAAATATCCTCCCTGGAACCCCAAAGATTCCTCCCTGGAACCTCAAATAATCCCCCTggaacccccaaaatccccctggaaccccaaaaatccccctggaacccccaaaaatccccctgGATCCCCAAATATCCCCCTGGAGCCCTCCCAGACCCTCCAAAGACCCCCCTGAGACTCCAAAACTCCCCCTCAGGGCCCCCAAATATCCCCCCTGGAACCCCAAATTTCCTCCTAGGACCCCAAATATCCCCCCAGTAGCCCGAAATATCCCCCTGGATCCCCAAATATCCTCCCATTGACCCCAAATATCTTCCCATTGACCCCATATAttccccctgcatccccaaataccttccccagggctccaaATATTCCCCCCCGGAACCTCCTGGAACCCACAAATACCCCCCCAGAACCTCCATTTACCCCCAGGAACCCCATATACCCTCCTAGGACCCCCAAAATACTCCCCTGGCACCCCAAATACCCCCCTGAGGCTCCAAAATAACCTCCGGGACTCTCAAATACCCACCCTGACCCCCAAAACCTTTCCCCCAAAACTACTCTCTGACTTGGGGGTCCCTCCTGAacctccccccccaccccaaacctgcagcaAAACCCTCCAGCGGAACCGCAAGATGGGGATGGGCCGCAAGAAATTCAACATGGACCCCAAAAAGGTGAggggctcccggacgcctgggtcccccctcccCGGGATGGGGGGGGGCGGTTCCTGGGGACCCGTGTCCCTGAtttcggggtggggggggttttggggtttttttttgggggtgcaggggatcCAGTTCCTGGTGGAGAACGAGCTGCTGCGGCACACGGCCGAGGACATCGCGCGGTTCCTCTACAAGGGCGAGGGGCTCAACAAAACGGCCATCGGGGACTACCTGGGCGAGAGGTGGGGCTTAGggccgggggcgtggcctcctgggagggggcgtggcttccTTAAAGGGGGCGTGGCTTCCTAAAAGGGGAGGAGCTTCCCCAACCCACCCCCCTTAGGAGTTTGGACCAACCCCTTGGGTTCAGGCTGAGGATGCTCTGGGTGATTGACAGGGAGGTGAGCGGGGCTTCCTAGAGGGGGCGTGGTCTCCTGGGAGGGGCGTGGCTTCCTAAAAGGGGAGGAGCTTCCCCAAGCCCCGCCTTTAGTATTTGGGACCAGCCCGTTGGTTACAGGCTGAGGATGCTCTGGGTGATTGACaggggtgggcggggcttcCTGGGGAGGCGTGGCTTCATGTGAGGGGCGTGGCTTCCTTAAAGGGGCGGAGCTTCCCCCCCCCCTTAGGCGTTTGGACCAACCCCTTGGCTTCAGGATAAGGATGTTCTGGGTGATTGACAGGGGAGTGGGCGGGGCTTCCTAGAGAGGGCGTGGTCTCctgggagggggcgtggcttccTAAAAGGGGAGGagcttcccccccccccttaGGAGTTTGGACCAACCCCTTGGCTTCAGGATAAGGATGCTCTGGGTGATTGAcagggggtgggcggggcttcCTAGGGGAGGCGTGGCTTCATGTGAGGGGCGTGGCTTCCTGAAAGGGGTGGCGCttccccaagccccgccccttgGTATTTGGGACCAGCCCGTTGGTTACAGGCTGAGGATGCTCTGGGTGATTGAcagggggtgggcggggcctctTAGAGGGGGCGTGGCTTTCTAAAAGGGGCGGAGCTTCCCCAAGCCCCCCCGCTTAGGAGTTTGGACCAACCCCTTGGCTTCAGGATAAGGATGCTCTGGGTGATTGACagggggggtgggcggggcttggggagggtGTGGCTGCAGTGGGCGTGGCCTGGCGGTGATTGACAGCTGGGCCCCGCCCCCCCAGGGAGGAGTTCAACATCGGGGTGCTCCACGCCTTCGTGGATCTGCACGAGTTCACCGACCTCAACCTGGTGCAGGCGCTCAggtggggggtcctggggggatttggggggtcctggagagatttgggggggatttggggggtcctggggtgatTTCGGGGTtcctggggggatttgggggggatttgggggatcacgggggaatttgggggccctggggggaattaggggtcctggggggatttgggggtcctggggggaattagggggtcctggggggatTTAGGGGGTCACAGGGTGGAAATCTGGGAGGCGCAGAAAGGGGgttgggggaaatttgggggtcccgggggggatTGAAGGGTCCtgggggggaatttggggattctgggggatttggggggtcctgaggagatttgggggtcctggggggggggtTAGGGGGCCgctggggggaatttggggggtcctggagggatttggggggtcccaggtggGGGATTTGGGGATCTGGGGGATTAGGGGTCCTGGGAGGGATTGGGGGGTTAGGGCAGAAATTGGGGAGTCTTGGGGTAgatttgggggtcctggggggaaTTTGGAGactgggggggatttgggggtcccatgtgggggatttgggggtccgGGGGGAATTTAGGGGTCCGGGGAGGGgcgggatttgggggttcaggagGAAAtttgggggttatggggggatTTGGGAGATCCCGGGCGGGGATTTGGGGGATcccttgggggggggggggggggggcaaaaaTTTGGGGGTCCGAGTGGGACAATTTCGGGGGGGTCCCAGGTAGAGTTTGGGACGTCACTGTGGGCGTTGGGGTCGCGGGGATGTTTTGGGGACCCCCttgggggggttgtttggggtGCGGTGGGGAATTTGGGGTACGGTGGGGAATTTGGGGTGCGGTGGAGAattcggggtcccccccagacAGTTCCTGTGGAGTTTCCGGCTGCCGGGGGAGGCGCAAAAGATCGACCGGATGATGGAGGCGTTTGCCCAGCGCTACTGTCTGTGCAACCCCGGCGTGTTCCAGTGCACGGGtaccccaaaaacccccccgGAACCCCCAAATATCCCCCTGGAAACCCCCAAATATCCCCCCggaaccccccaaatccccatggAACCCCAAATACCCGCCTAGAATCCCAAATAACCTCCCTGGAAACCCCAAATATCCCCCCTGGAACCCCCGTAATCCCTATGGAACCCCAAATAATCCCCCTGGAACCCCAAATAATCCCCCTGGAACCCCAAATATCCCCCCTGGAACCCCCGTAATCCCTATGGAACCCCCAAATATCCCCCCTGGAACCCCCATAATCCCCATGGAACCCCAAATATCCCCCTGGATCCCCAAATATCCCCCCTGGAACCCCCATAATCCCCCTGGAACCCCCAAATATCCCCCCTGGAACCCCAAATATCCCCCCTGGAACCCCCATAATCCCCCTGGAACCCCAAATATCCCCCTGGAACCCCATAATCCCCATGGAACCCCAAATATCCCCCCTGGAACCCCAAATATCCCCCCTGGAACCCCCATAATCCCCCTGGAACCCCAAATATCCCCCCTGGAACCCCCATAATCCCCCTGGAACCCCAAATAATCCCCCTGGATGCCCAAATATCCCCCCTggaacccccaaaaccccccggaACCACCAAATATCCCCCTGGAACCCCCAGATATCCCCCTAGAACCTCAAATATCCCTCCCGGAACCCCTAAAATCCCCCTGGAACCCCAAATATCCCCCCTGGATCCCCAAATAACGCCCTATTGACCCCAAATGTCCCCCCTGGAACCCCAAATAACACCCTAGAACCCCAAATAttccccctgtgccccccacaTCCCTTGTCCCTCCGCGTCCCCATCCCCTTGTCTCCCCCCATCTTTTggtctcccctgtccccccccatgCTGTGGGGGTCCCCCACGAGCCCCCCCATTTTTAGGGGTCCCCCCCATTTTTAGGGgttccccccatttttgggggtCCCCCCCATCTCTTGGGatccccctgtgcccccccagccaccTGTCCCTCCAGGTCCCCATCCCTTTGTCCCCCCCCATCTTTTggtctcccctgtccccccccatgtcccccccatgctGTGGGGGTCCCCCACGAgcccccccatttttggggatCCCCCCCCATCTCTTGGATCCCCCTGTGCCCCTCCAGCCACCTGTCCCTCCAGgtccccatccccttgtccccccgtATCGTTTggtctcccctgtccccccacatTCCCCCCCCAAGCcatggggtgtccccccccggctttcggggtccccccgtgacccccgtttctccccccgccccgctccccagACACGTGTTACGTCCTTTCCTTCGCCGTCATCATGCTCAACACCAGCCTGCACAACCCCAACGTGCGCGACAAGCCCTCGGCCGAGCGCTTCGTGGCCATGAACCGCGGCATCAACGACGGCGGCGACCTGCCCGAGGAGCTGCTCAGGGTGGGCGGGGCCAGTGGGGGCGTGGCCTGAGGTGGGCGTGGTCtggagggggggcggggcctgtgGTGGGCGGGGCCTTGGGGCGAAGGGATGGGGAGGGTCAGTaatgggggagctgctggggggcgTGGTCtagagggggcgtggcctgtgGTGGGTGGAGCCTGTGGTGGGTGGGGCCTAtagtgggcggggcctggggctgggagggcgGGGCCTTGGGGTGAAGGGTTGGGGAGGGTCAATAATGGAGAAGTGCTGGAGGAGGGGCCTATGGGGGCGTGGCCAGTGGTGGGCGTGGCCTATGGGGGCGTGTTATGTAGGGGCGTGGCCtgtggtgggcggggcctgggatAGGGCGGGGCCCTGGGGTGAAGGAATGGGAGGTCAGTAATGGAGAagcgctgggggagctgctgggggcgTGGCCTATGGGGGCGTGGTCTAGAGGGGGTGGGGCTTCAGGGGCGGGGCAAGGAGGGCGGGGCCAGCGGTGCTGTGGGCGGggccagcagtgctgtgggcGGGGCTTGTGGCTCagtgggcggggccaggggcCACGCCCAGCCCCAGAACCTTGCGGGGAAGGAGGGGGGAGCATTTCCCTTGGGGGGTGGGTGTGGCCTTGGTGGGCGTGGCCGCGATGGGCGTGTCCCGCGGCTGACCCCGCCCCCCTCGCCCCGCCCACAGAACCTGTACGAGAGCATCCGCAGCGAACCCTTCAAGATCCCCGAGGACGACGGCAACGACCTGACCCACACGTTCTTCAACCCCGACCGCGAGGGCTGGCTGCTCAAGCTGGGTGAGACACGCCCCCTTCCACGGCCACGCCCCCTTCCCTGGCCATGCCCTCCCCCCCGTGGCTCCACCCCCTCCCCCTGTGGCTCCACCCCCTCCCTGTGGCTCCACCCCCTCTCTCTGGTCCCATTGGGTCTTCTCTTATTCTCAGTCTATTCAGACACGCCCCCTTCCCTGACCACGCCCCCTTCCCTGGCCACGCCCTCCCCTTGTGGCTCCACCCCCTCCCCCTGTGGCTCCACCCCCTCCCTGTGGCTCCACCCCCTCTCTCTGGTCCCATTGGGTCTTCTCTTATTCTCAGTCTATTCAGACACGCCCCCTTCCCTGACCACGCCCCCTTCCCTGGCCACGCCCTCCCCCTGTGGCTCCACCCCCTCCCTGTGGCTCCACCCCCTCTCTCTGGTTCCATTGGGTCTTCTGTTATTCTCAGTCTATTCAGACACGCCCCCTtccccggccacgccccctttcccggccacgcccccttcCCCGGCCACGCCCACCCCCGCCCCACCCCTCTCTCTGGCCCCGCCCacgcccggacgcctgggtcctctctgttctctgtctctgtcccctctgtggccactcggggtgtccccccaaTAACTGGGCAGGGaccagtcccccccagttcccccccagtgcccccgaATCCCCCTCCCAgatccccccagttcccccccagtcccccccagtgccccccagttgctccccattccctcccagttccctcccagttcccccccagtccctcccagtgccccccagatccccccagttccctcccagtgcccccaatcccccccccagtccccctcagttccctcccagttccccccagtccctcccagtgccccccagatccccccagttcccacccagtcccccccagtccctcccagttccctcccagtcccccccagtgcccccaatccccctcccagtccctcccagtcacccccagtgcccccagtccccctcccagtcccttccagtccctcccagtccctcccagttcccccccagttccctcccagtgccccccagtgcccccaatcccccccccagtccctcccagtccctcccagtgcccccaatccccctcccagtccctcccagtcccccccagttccctcccagttccctcccagtcccccccagtttcccgggggtgggggggggcggTTCCGTGTGGCCGTTACTGACgtttcctgtttctcttcctctctctgtcccccccgccccaaattCCCGCCCCCAATTcccccccccacgccccccccccACTGCCGACGCCCGTCCCGGCCCCCCCAGGAGGTACgtatggggtgggggggggcggggaggggaaaTGGGAGGGGGGGGCAGCAcctggggacccccaaaaaatcactgggaccccccaaaaaacagtgggacccccccccaaaaaaatattgcgaccccccccccccaaaatagtGTGCCTCCCCAAAAAAttgtgaccccccccccaaaattgTAGACGCCGCCCAAAACGttgtgacccccccccaaatcattgtgagaccccccccaaatCATTATGACCCCCCAAAATAATTGTgacgcccccccccccccaaaaatatcgtgacccccccaaaaacatTGTGACTCTCCCCAAATAATTGGGACCCCCAAAACCAGGgcccccccccgacccccctgacccccgtgtcccccccccaggtgGGCGGGTGAAGACGTGGAAGCGCCGCTGGTTCATCCTCACCGACAACTGTCTCTATTACTTTGAATACACGACGGTGAggaccgccccccccccccccaaaaaaaaatacccccccccaggggacccccccaaactcccccctgaacccccaaatcccccccccTTTCCCTGGGGTCATATACGGACCCCTCCTGGTTCTCTCTGGGatgcccccctccccccccccaaaaaaataacCCCCCCAAGGGATGACCCCAAACACCCCCCGGGGGGTCCCgaccccccccaaactcccccccTGAactgaacccccaaatcccccccccGCAATGTCTGGGGTCATGtacccccccctccccaacaaGACCCCCCCATGGTTCtctctgggaccccccccccccccaaacaccccccgGGGGATCCTgaaccccccccagccccccaaattccccctgggaccccccccagggcccccccagaGCCTTTTTgggcccccccagggcccccccgacCTCATTGGGGACCCCCTAGGGCCCCCCCGAgacgccccccccccccccgccccgagacCCTGGGCCCCCCCAGACTCCCCCCCTGAACGTTTTTGGGGCCCCCCCCCGACCTCATGGacccccccccgtgtcccccccaccagGACAAGGAGCCCCGCGGCATCATCCCCCTGGAGAACCTGAGCATCCGCGAGGTGGAGGACCCCCGGAAACCGGTGAgacccccccccgggaccccccatggccccccagACCCACTCtgacccccataaccccccatgacccccccatGACCCGCCGACCCACCCTGACCCCTCAtgacccccccgaccccccatgaccccccatgacccccccgaccccccatgaccccatCACGCCCCCATGACCCCACATGaccccccccatgaccccccccGACCCCCAGTAATTCCCCATGACCCCACATGACCCCCCCAactccctgacccccccccgcccccccaatgccccccatgaccccccatgACCTCCTGACCCACCTGCCCCCCTGAACGCCCCATGgcccccccatgacccccagacccccccatgACCCTTCTGACCCCACCTGACCCCCCCATGACCTTACATGACCCCCCGACCCCTCatgaccccccagacccccccatgACCTCACATGACCCCCCGACCCCTCATGACCCCCATGACCCTCCTGACCCCACCTGACCCCCCATGTCCTCACATGACCCCCTGACCCCTCATGACCCCCCAGACCCTCCCATGACCCTCCTG harbors:
- the CYTH2 gene encoding cytohesin-2; its protein translation is MEDGVYVPPDLTAEERLELESIRRRKQELLGEIQRLREELSEAMSEVEGLEANEGSKTLQRNRKMGMGRKKFNMDPKKGIQFLVENELLRHTAEDIARFLYKGEGLNKTAIGDYLGEREEFNIGVLHAFVDLHEFTDLNLVQALRQFLWSFRLPGEAQKIDRMMEAFAQRYCLCNPGVFQCTDTCYVLSFAVIMLNTSLHNPNVRDKPSAERFVAMNRGINDGGDLPEELLRNLYESIRSEPFKIPEDDGNDLTHTFFNPDREGWLLKLGGGRVKTWKRRWFILTDNCLYYFEYTTDKEPRGIIPLENLSIREVEDPRKPHCFELYIPNNKGQLIKACKTEADGRVVEGNHVVYRISAPTRDQKDEWIKSIQAAVSVDPFYEMLAARKKRISVKKKQEQP